The genomic DNA CGACGGGGCGGTTGTATCGAGTTTGACGGTTAGTTGGCCGGTTGCGCAGTTACCGCTTGGGTCGCAGCTTTGCGAGCTAGTGTAGGTATGCTCACCCTCTTGATCTGCGGTTGTTGGTGCTGGAGTTGTTGCTGGCCCTTCGCTGTAACCAGTTTCGGCTGCGGCCCAGTCAATAGTAGGAGCTTGATTAAACCAGCCATTTTCATTTGGTGCAGTGTTGGTGGACCCTGTTACGGTTGGAGGTGTGGTGTCTTTTGGCGGCTCCGCAATAAACCCGTCGCAACCGTCATCAATACCATCTTTGTCATAGTCTTGATTGGCCTGAGGCACAAACAAACACTTGTCCTGGTCGTTTACTATCCCGTCACCATCGGTGTCGTTCGGATCAGACGATGCCACAAAAACTGGTTGGTAATAATCTAAATTCTTTGCAGCTATATTACTGCCCTTCATATGTAGCTCGTGGTAGCCTTGCTCAAGGCCATTGGGCAGTTCAAATGAGGCACTAAGATTGCCGTTTTGATCTGTTATTGCTTCGCCTAAATACGTTGGTGTCGAATGAATGAAAAACTTGTATGTAGTAAAGGGCAATAATTTACTCACATCAATAAACAATTTATTTCTATCCAAACTACTAATCATACTGTGCAGCTCTTGTGTGTCTGTAAAACTTGCTGTTCCAGAATTTACCGCACCTATGTGTGCTACGGCAGCACCAAAATATGCATTGGGAATCGGCAGGGGGGTCTTGGTTGCTGTGGGCATTGGTGCTGTGAGATTCGAGGTTTTGAGCAGTATTGCTGAAGCGTACTGAGACTGAGCTTTCTCATTGGGGTGGAAACTTTCATTACCAAGTATTCTCAAGAAAGACATTTTTCCCCTAATGTCAGGTATATCATCACCAAAAGTTGCTCCATTCACCCATGTGTCTGTGTCAAGGCTACCACTGCAAAGATTGTTGTATTCAAGTATGTCCTCGACATCCACATATGTTACTCCAGCTTCTGCTGCAGCGGAGGCTATTACCCTGTTGAAATAGGACACAGTCTCTCTGATGAAAATTCTCTCGTCGCTGTCTAGCCCGGAAGCGTTTACACCACAAGTTGACTGTAGAGATACAAATTGTGGGTAGCCAATAACGTATACTCTGGATTCGGGTGCCGCTCTTTTTATTGAAGTATAGGTTGTTTGTAGTCTATCTTTTAGGTTAGCCAGTTCTATAGCAACAATACTTCTAGCATCTGTATTGTTGGGCGTCGCTGGGGCGCATTTATTTGGGAGTATGCAGTAAGCTAGACGTTCTGCAAAACCCGCATCATTCCCACCAACGCTTAGTGTAATCACTTTTGGATTAGTCTTTGGGTTGACAATTCCTATGTTATGTAAACCGTTAAGGTAACTGGTTTGATAATCGTATCCGGGTGTCCATTCTTTTAATGCATCGTTGTTGAAATAATCATACTGGTTTGGCCCTTCGTTTACGACGTCACTTTCTGTTCGTTGTCCATCAATGTTGAATGTTTTTGCGCCGCTACAAGTAATGCTGTGGAATAAACCATCGGGTGCAGGTGTTACAAAGGCACTGCTAAGGTTCAATATGCTAGCTATCCGATATGAGTAACTTCGCCTAGAAAGGTGGCAAAGGTTTTTATCTTCACTAGTACTAGTAGCACGAGTATTGGTTGGTGCCTCATAGTAGTAATCATCATTATCTCC from Candidatus Saccharibacteria bacterium includes the following:
- a CDS encoding SGNH/GDSL hydrolase family protein, translated to MYIYDLVACQAKYANNQMPFSVNSQISFAGCTNINKDVRTLSTNFSDASGFWNSRFDDDGTRLMADAYWRDNSNQGHWKRAIIKSASHKEPAGYLAMGDSFASGEGDNDDYYYEAPTNTRATSTSEDKNLCHLSRRSYSYRIASILNLSSAFVTPAPDGLFHSITCSGAKTFNIDGQRTESDVVNEGPNQYDYFNNDALKEWTPGYDYQTSYLNGLHNIGIVNPKTNPKVITLSVGGNDAGFAERLAYCILPNKCAPATPNNTDARSIVAIELANLKDRLQTTYTSIKRAAPESRVYVIGYPQFVSLQSTCGVNASGLDSDERIFIRETVSYFNRVIASAAAEAGVTYVDVEDILEYNNLCSGSLDTDTWVNGATFGDDIPDIRGKMSFLRILGNESFHPNEKAQSQYASAILLKTSNLTAPMPTATKTPLPIPNAYFGAAVAHIGAVNSGTASFTDTQELHSMISSLDRNKLFIDVSKLLPFTTYKFFIHSTPTYLGEAITDQNGNLSASFELPNGLEQGYHELHMKGSNIAAKNLDYYQPVFVASSDPNDTDGDGIVNDQDKCLFVPQANQDYDKDGIDDGCDGFIAEPPKDTTPPTVTGSTNTAPNENGWFNQAPTIDWAAAETGYSEGPATTPAPTTADQEGEHTYTSSQSCDPSGNCATGQLTVKLDTTAPSITPTYSSQPNSGGWFNQPVTVSFSCSDETSGVADCQEPITVTTDGELNVITATTHDKAGNETTLNIYLKLDQTKPSISYNLSPAPNNQNWFSQDFVASFVCSDESSGIEYCSEPQTISSSGVITAAARDLAGNESTISFQAQIDKQSPSIVAAASSAANTYGWHNQPFTISFECSDEQSGVASCPAPISVGSEGEQILTGIVTDNAGNSSMVNILAKLDLTTPTITPTYSVQPNSSGVFTSGVTISFSCSDGLSGIAACPNPVTITTNGSTTLSVTVVDKAGNSYNWTKTITIQAPQTTTCTVQLVLKGKCAPKDLTQCKTRIWPKSVCNSLGLLFEILIRLYSLYRP